A single window of Anaerocolumna chitinilytica DNA harbors:
- a CDS encoding YigZ family protein: MNESFRTVYDYATGEVSVKKSRFIASIYPISTEEEALRYIDQVKKEHPAARHNCFAYVIGRKNELKRLSDDGEPAKTAGMPIMDLLIQENLRNILIVVTRYFGGTLLGTGGLVHAYQSAAKEGLLNAQIIEKSPCIKSELQIDYTLTGKLKYTIAKMGIFLLKEEYLDKVTLTLLIPVDAFTAFQQSLVELTAGKLNLAEGEKLLFSVVNGNIITFIDN; this comes from the coding sequence ATGAACGAAAGTTTCCGAACGGTATACGATTACGCTACAGGTGAAGTATCCGTTAAAAAGTCCCGATTTATTGCTTCCATCTACCCAATTTCTACTGAAGAAGAAGCCCTTCGGTATATTGATCAGGTAAAAAAGGAACATCCTGCTGCCAGGCATAACTGCTTTGCCTATGTGATTGGCCGCAAGAATGAGCTGAAACGATTAAGTGATGATGGGGAACCGGCTAAAACTGCCGGAATGCCCATCATGGATTTACTTATACAAGAAAATCTTCGCAACATACTTATAGTAGTTACACGCTATTTTGGCGGAACACTGCTTGGTACAGGCGGACTGGTTCATGCTTATCAAAGTGCGGCGAAAGAAGGCCTTCTTAATGCACAGATTATAGAGAAGTCACCATGTATTAAATCAGAGCTGCAGATTGATTATACTTTAACAGGAAAGCTAAAGTATACTATAGCTAAAATGGGTATTTTCTTGCTTAAGGAGGAATATCTGGATAAGGTAACCCTTACACTTTTAATTCCTGTTGATGCCTTTACTGCCTTTCAGCAAAGTCTTGTAGAGCTTACTGCCGGTAAACTTAACTTAGCTGAGGGCGAGAAGCTTTTATTCTCTGTAGTAAATGGTAACATCATTACTTTTATTGATAATTAA
- a CDS encoding sodium ion-translocating decarboxylase subunit beta, with translation MFQQEPAIVIARVLLIFLGFLLVYLGAKRVLEPLIMIPMGFGMSAINAGVLIIKASGDLSNLFISPMTTDTNGLMNVMQIDFLQPIYTFTFSNGLIACLVFMGIGIICDVGMVLSHPFIGMFIAMCAELGTVATYPVARLLGLEPGAAAAVSIIGGADGPMVLFASLKLAPDLFVPITIVAYLYLSLTYGGYPFLIRLLIPKRLRGCVIITKNKSAANIPSKDKLIFAVIANAVFCLLFPVAAPLFISFFLGIAIREAGIPQYTKLIEEGFLYTATFFLGLILGVLCDAQTIMNPKILLLLLLGMLALLLSGIGGIIGGYIVYLVSGKNFNPVVGIAGVSCVPTTAKVAQKEVSKINKMSFILEYALSANICGVITTAILTGIYITLVSPLLK, from the coding sequence ATGTTTCAGCAGGAACCGGCTATTGTTATTGCAAGAGTATTACTCATATTTCTTGGGTTTTTATTGGTTTATTTAGGGGCAAAACGTGTTTTAGAACCGCTTATTATGATTCCTATGGGATTTGGCATGTCGGCTATTAATGCAGGTGTCTTGATTATAAAGGCATCGGGAGATTTAAGTAATCTTTTTATTTCTCCCATGACAACGGATACCAATGGGCTAATGAATGTTATGCAGATTGATTTTTTGCAGCCTATCTATACGTTTACTTTCAGCAATGGCTTAATAGCCTGTCTGGTATTTATGGGAATCGGAATTATTTGTGATGTGGGTATGGTACTTTCCCATCCGTTCATTGGTATGTTTATTGCCATGTGCGCAGAGCTTGGAACAGTAGCTACCTATCCGGTGGCAAGGTTACTGGGATTAGAACCCGGAGCAGCTGCCGCAGTATCTATAATAGGCGGTGCTGACGGACCAATGGTATTATTTGCTTCCTTGAAACTGGCACCGGATTTATTTGTTCCAATTACTATTGTAGCTTATCTGTATTTAAGCTTGACTTATGGCGGTTATCCTTTTCTGATTCGCTTACTGATACCCAAGAGACTCAGAGGGTGTGTAATCATTACAAAAAATAAAAGTGCGGCTAATATACCTTCCAAAGATAAGTTAATCTTTGCGGTTATTGCAAATGCAGTATTTTGCTTGTTGTTTCCTGTAGCAGCACCGTTGTTTATTAGCTTTTTTCTTGGAATTGCAATCAGAGAAGCTGGGATTCCACAATATACTAAGTTAATTGAAGAAGGGTTCTTGTATACGGCGACCTTTTTTCTTGGTTTAATTCTTGGAGTGTTATGTGATGCACAGACAATAATGAATCCAAAGATTTTATTATTATTATTGCTTGGAATGCTTGCACTTCTTCTTTCGGGAATAGGAGGAATTATCGGGGGATATATAGTATATCTGGTTTCAGGTAAGAATTTTAATCCTGTCGTTGGAATAGCCGGTGTTTCTTGTGTTCCTACCACAGCAAAAGTTGCGCAAAAAGAAGTTTCTAAAATCAATAAAATGAGTTTTATTCTAGAGTATGCTTTAAGTGCAAATATCTGTGGGGTGATTACCACAGCAATTCTTACAGGAATTTATATTACCTTAGTATCACCTCTGTTGAAATAA
- a CDS encoding FAD-dependent oxidoreductase, giving the protein MPKGKRKLVKCIVCGEIFDSELDICPVCGVGRDYFIPYDEEDVSFKKDTSETFVILGNGAAGVSAAEAIRERNGTCSIIMISKEGELSYNRPMLTKSLSSLISAQEILIHQPDWYEENNITNILNAEIVKLDIENKTVCLKDGRDIAFDKCIYALGAESFVPPMKGSDKPEVIAIRNMEDVKRASEIGRTAKRAVVIGGGVLGLEAAWELSKLCTVTVLEVADKLMVRQLDDKASEVLGKLIQKAGIEFRVNASISEITGEDKVTGVMLQNGEIFEADLVIISCGIRANTDIAKVCGIPVNRAIVVNEKMETGVEGIYACGDCAEYGGVNYAVWSQAVQMGKTAGCNAAGEETEYELNPPALTFEGMRTALFAGGDNGKNAELDYQMLEYIDKEEMNYEKYYFIDNKLVGAILIGDTRKMVKLTEGLNVGCSINYIRNNIIHS; this is encoded by the coding sequence ATGCCAAAAGGGAAGAGGAAACTGGTAAAATGTATTGTTTGCGGAGAAATCTTTGATTCGGAGCTGGATATTTGTCCGGTTTGTGGTGTAGGAAGGGATTATTTTATCCCGTATGATGAGGAAGATGTAAGTTTCAAAAAGGATACAAGCGAGACCTTTGTTATTCTTGGTAATGGTGCAGCAGGCGTCAGTGCAGCCGAAGCAATACGAGAGCGGAACGGAACCTGTTCTATCATAATGATATCAAAGGAAGGAGAACTTAGTTATAATCGGCCTATGCTGACCAAAAGTTTAAGTTCCCTTATTTCAGCACAGGAAATCCTAATTCATCAGCCTGATTGGTATGAGGAAAACAATATAACAAATATACTGAATGCCGAAATTGTAAAGCTTGATATAGAAAATAAAACTGTCTGTTTAAAAGACGGCAGAGATATTGCTTTTGATAAATGTATTTATGCTCTAGGTGCAGAAAGCTTTGTCCCCCCGATGAAAGGGAGTGACAAGCCGGAAGTAATCGCTATCCGTAATATGGAAGATGTTAAGAGAGCCAGTGAAATTGGCAGAACTGCTAAAAGAGCTGTTGTAATAGGCGGTGGAGTCCTTGGCCTTGAAGCTGCATGGGAGTTAAGTAAATTATGTACTGTGACTGTTCTGGAGGTTGCAGACAAGCTAATGGTAAGGCAGTTGGATGATAAAGCAAGCGAAGTACTTGGGAAGCTGATTCAAAAGGCAGGCATTGAATTCCGGGTAAATGCTTCTATCAGCGAGATTACAGGAGAGGATAAAGTAACAGGCGTAATGTTGCAGAACGGTGAGATCTTTGAAGCTGATCTTGTTATTATATCCTGTGGTATCCGAGCAAACACAGACATAGCAAAAGTATGCGGAATTCCTGTCAATCGGGCGATAGTGGTGAATGAGAAAATGGAAACCGGTGTGGAAGGTATCTATGCTTGTGGTGATTGTGCAGAATATGGCGGTGTTAATTACGCTGTGTGGTCTCAGGCTGTCCAGATGGGCAAAACAGCAGGCTGCAATGCAGCCGGCGAGGAGACAGAGTATGAGTTAAATCCCCCCGCACTAACCTTTGAAGGTATGAGGACAGCTCTCTTTGCAGGCGGAGATAATGGTAAAAATGCAGAGCTTGATTACCAAATGCTTGAGTATATTGACAAAGAAGAGATGAATTATGAGAAATATTATTTTATAGATAATAAACTGGTAGGGGCCATATTAATAGGGGATACAAGGAAGATGGTTAAATTAACAGAAGGACTGAATGTGGGATGTTCTATTAATTATATCAGAAATAATATCATCCATTCATAA
- a CDS encoding DUF4250 domain-containing protein encodes MTLPKDPFILLSYVNTQLRDTFKNLAELCETLEINEQDLKEKLNIIHYEYISELNQFR; translated from the coding sequence ATGACACTGCCCAAAGACCCGTTTATACTGTTAAGTTATGTCAATACCCAATTGAGAGATACATTTAAGAACTTAGCAGAATTATGCGAAACACTGGAAATTAATGAGCAGGATTTAAAAGAGAAGTTAAATATCATTCACTACGAATATATTTCCGAACTCAATCAATTCAGATAA
- a CDS encoding ammonium transporter translates to MEIGDLKVGLDTVWVLVTAFLVFFMNLGFASVESGFARSKNAVNILSKNFIVFAVSSLGFLLLGWGLMFGDGNGFIGLKGLFFVGGADNSPAIGDAYSGVYSAISWTGVPLWAKFFFQLVFCGTAATIVSGAVAERIKYISFIVFSFALTLVIYPIVGHWIWGGGWLAGLGFWDFAGSTVVHSVGGWAALTGAIILGPRIGKYTNGKANTIPGHNMSLATIGALVLWLGWFGFNPGSTMAADPNSISHIVVTTNTAGIVAVLTATATSWIVIGKPDLGMSINGLLAGLVAITAPCAFVSVPASLLIGAIAGVIVVFAVLFFDKIKVDDPVGALSVHLVNGIFGTICVGLFAQDGITGASTGNGLFYGGGFKLLGTQLLGIIVVGAFVVASTSIVWFIIKATLGLRVSQEEEIQGLDIGEHGSQAYPDFAPNVKE, encoded by the coding sequence ATGGAGATAGGAGATTTGAAGGTAGGATTGGACACAGTCTGGGTTTTAGTTACAGCATTTCTGGTATTTTTTATGAATCTGGGATTTGCATCGGTAGAAAGTGGATTTGCAAGGTCAAAAAATGCAGTCAACATTCTATCCAAAAATTTTATTGTTTTTGCTGTCTCATCCTTAGGGTTCCTTTTGCTGGGATGGGGTCTCATGTTTGGCGACGGCAATGGTTTCATTGGGCTGAAAGGTTTATTTTTCGTAGGAGGAGCGGATAACTCACCTGCTATCGGAGATGCCTATTCAGGAGTTTATTCTGCAATATCCTGGACAGGAGTACCGTTATGGGCGAAATTTTTCTTCCAACTTGTATTTTGTGGGACTGCTGCTACGATTGTTTCCGGAGCAGTAGCAGAAAGAATTAAGTATATTTCTTTTATTGTATTTTCTTTCGCTCTTACCTTAGTTATATATCCAATCGTAGGCCATTGGATTTGGGGTGGCGGTTGGCTTGCAGGACTTGGATTTTGGGATTTCGCTGGTTCAACAGTTGTTCACAGCGTAGGTGGATGGGCAGCGTTAACCGGTGCAATAATCCTTGGTCCCAGAATCGGAAAATACACCAATGGGAAAGCAAATACCATTCCGGGGCATAATATGTCACTGGCTACAATCGGTGCATTAGTTCTTTGGCTTGGATGGTTTGGATTCAATCCCGGCTCCACCATGGCAGCAGATCCAAACTCAATTTCTCATATTGTTGTAACTACCAATACAGCAGGTATTGTGGCAGTTCTTACAGCAACGGCAACTTCCTGGATAGTTATTGGAAAACCGGATCTTGGTATGAGTATAAATGGTCTGCTGGCAGGACTGGTTGCTATTACAGCACCTTGTGCTTTTGTCAGTGTTCCCGCTTCTTTGCTTATCGGTGCAATAGCCGGAGTTATTGTGGTATTTGCCGTATTGTTCTTTGATAAGATTAAGGTGGATGACCCGGTAGGTGCTCTTTCCGTACATCTGGTGAATGGTATATTCGGTACGATCTGTGTGGGATTATTTGCACAAGATGGCATTACCGGAGCTTCAACAGGTAATGGACTATTCTATGGAGGCGGTTTTAAGCTTCTTGGAACGCAGCTTTTAGGTATTATAGTTGTAGGAGCATTTGTTGTCGCCTCGACCTCTATTGTTTGGTTTATTATTAAAGCAACTCTTGGTCTGCGTGTTAGCCAGGAAGAAGAAATTCAAGGACTTGATATAGGTGAACATGGCAGTCAGGCATATCCTGACTTTGCCCCAAATGTAAAGGAATAG
- a CDS encoding P-II family nitrogen regulator codes for MKKIEAIVRPEKLEPLKDALLKQQVNGLTINQVLGCGKQYGFTEYVRGNTIIMNTLPKIEIMLVVPDERLEEIIETIISIAQTGKFGDGKIFVTEVTDCIRIRTKERGEKAL; via the coding sequence ATGAAGAAAATCGAAGCGATTGTAAGGCCGGAGAAACTTGAACCTCTAAAGGATGCCTTATTAAAGCAGCAGGTCAACGGACTCACCATTAACCAGGTTTTAGGATGTGGGAAACAATATGGTTTTACAGAGTATGTCAGAGGTAATACCATCATAATGAATACACTTCCAAAGATTGAGATTATGCTGGTGGTACCGGATGAACGTCTGGAGGAAATCATTGAAACGATAATAAGCATCGCTCAAACCGGTAAATTCGGCGATGGTAAGATATTTGTCACAGAAGTTACAGATTGCATCAGAATCCGTACGAAAGAACGCGGTGAAAAAGCGTTATAA
- a CDS encoding DUF975 family protein — MLRARDYRARAREALKGNWGLAVGTGFAVEAISMALIYIVQFALVLTGLLSFNALAYLDENAFPSPIGVLAYFILTILVNFVILAISVGYYYFNINLVKGSEFRFENIFARVGKLFKIFGLFFMIGLFTFLWTLLFIIPGIIASFRYVMAPYIMAENPEIGIMEAIRQSKEMMKGYKWKYFCLQISFLGWILLGMVTFFIGLLWVAPYIQAATAAFYLHVSRRNEQSGYDFNDE, encoded by the coding sequence ATGTTAAGAGCAAGAGATTACAGAGCCAGAGCAAGGGAAGCTCTGAAAGGGAACTGGGGACTGGCAGTCGGTACCGGATTTGCAGTGGAAGCAATAAGTATGGCACTAATTTATATTGTGCAGTTTGCATTGGTGCTAACGGGACTATTAAGTTTTAATGCGTTAGCTTATTTAGATGAGAATGCATTTCCGTCACCTATAGGTGTGCTGGCATACTTTATATTGACAATATTGGTGAATTTTGTGATATTAGCAATTAGTGTAGGTTATTATTATTTTAATATCAATCTTGTAAAGGGAAGCGAATTCCGCTTTGAGAATATTTTTGCAAGAGTTGGTAAGCTGTTTAAAATCTTTGGTTTATTTTTTATGATAGGTTTATTCACGTTTTTATGGACATTGTTATTTATTATTCCTGGTATAATAGCAAGCTTCCGTTACGTAATGGCTCCTTATATTATGGCTGAAAATCCTGAAATTGGCATTATGGAAGCTATCAGACAGTCAAAGGAAATGATGAAGGGCTATAAATGGAAGTATTTTTGCCTTCAAATTAGTTTCCTTGGATGGATCCTCTTAGGTATGGTTACCTTCTTTATTGGTTTACTTTGGGTGGCTCCTTATATTCAAGCTGCTACAGCTGCATTTTACCTGCATGTTTCCAGAAGAAATGAGCAATCCGGATACGATTTTAATGATGAATAA
- a CDS encoding DUF6514 family protein: MEKLFLEGTKKIMLENEQELIFDYYLVEESRGSQNEEKLYGIKVFQHMRDHLLVEYSEPISDSREVVKDMIHKLWRNDVTLITMLEIVDDLVTECMQ; the protein is encoded by the coding sequence ATGGAAAAATTATTTTTAGAAGGAACAAAGAAGATAATGCTGGAAAATGAGCAGGAACTTATTTTTGACTATTATTTAGTAGAAGAAAGCAGGGGAAGTCAGAATGAGGAAAAGCTTTATGGAATTAAGGTATTCCAGCATATGAGGGATCATCTTTTGGTAGAGTATTCGGAACCTATCTCTGATTCAAGAGAAGTAGTAAAGGATATGATACATAAGCTCTGGAGAAATGATGTTACACTTATTACAATGCTAGAAATAGTAGATGACTTAGTTACAGAATGTATGCAGTAG
- a CDS encoding ammonium transporter — MNNGNTAYVLVSSALVLLMTPGLAFFYAGMERRKNALNTLMSCFFILGLGSLLWVTVGYSLSFGSDHGGIIGDFSKAFFNGVGFEPNGDYAGSIPETVFAAFQMMFAIITPALICGAIAGRMKFSALFVFVTAWSLIVYYPLAHMVWGVGGFIRELGAVDFAGGNVVHISSGISGLVACILLGKRREYGVVSYKPHNIPFVILGAALLWFGWFGFNSGSALAADGLAAHAFMTTNTSAAAALLSWMLIEKLLHGKATVLGAATGAVVGLVAITPGAGFVPIWASIIIGLLVSPICYFGMTKIKGRFGYDDALDAFGCHGLGGIWGGIATGLFAKTSINSGAQWNGLVFGDVKLFVAQILSIVITIAFAGIATFIIVSVIKLVMPIKVTQEEEAQGLDLVEHGEVAYPSFNGLD; from the coding sequence ATTAACAATGGAAACACCGCATATGTACTTGTGAGCAGTGCATTAGTACTCTTAATGACTCCGGGGTTGGCATTCTTCTATGCAGGTATGGAGAGAAGAAAAAATGCCCTTAATACATTAATGTCATGTTTTTTTATTTTAGGTCTGGGTTCATTATTATGGGTTACAGTAGGTTATTCTCTTAGCTTTGGTTCTGATCATGGCGGAATTATTGGAGATTTCAGCAAAGCGTTCTTTAACGGAGTCGGCTTTGAACCGAATGGAGATTATGCCGGTTCAATACCTGAAACGGTATTTGCTGCATTTCAAATGATGTTTGCGATTATTACTCCTGCTCTTATTTGCGGAGCAATTGCAGGCAGAATGAAATTCTCTGCTTTATTTGTTTTTGTAACTGCCTGGTCTTTAATAGTATATTACCCGTTAGCACACATGGTTTGGGGTGTTGGCGGTTTTATCAGAGAATTAGGTGCTGTTGACTTTGCAGGTGGTAATGTAGTTCACATCAGTTCCGGTATATCCGGGTTGGTAGCCTGTATCCTTCTTGGAAAGCGCAGGGAATATGGAGTGGTATCCTATAAACCTCACAATATTCCTTTTGTAATACTAGGAGCAGCTCTTTTATGGTTTGGATGGTTTGGTTTTAACAGTGGCAGCGCCTTGGCAGCTGATGGTCTGGCAGCCCATGCCTTTATGACTACTAATACTTCAGCAGCAGCAGCTCTTCTTTCCTGGATGCTGATAGAAAAGTTACTTCATGGCAAGGCTACAGTCCTAGGCGCAGCCACTGGTGCGGTTGTTGGTCTTGTAGCAATTACTCCCGGTGCTGGATTTGTTCCTATCTGGGCTTCCATTATTATTGGTTTACTAGTAAGCCCTATCTGCTACTTCGGTATGACAAAGATTAAGGGCAGATTTGGTTATGATGATGCATTAGATGCATTTGGATGCCATGGTCTTGGTGGTATTTGGGGTGGTATTGCAACTGGTTTATTTGCAAAGACTTCTATTAACTCCGGTGCACAGTGGAACGGGCTTGTATTCGGTGATGTGAAACTGTTCGTAGCACAGATTCTCAGTATTGTAATTACAATTGCATTTGCAGGAATTGCTACCTTTATTATTGTTTCTGTTATCAAGCTGGTAATGCCTATTAAGGTAACACAGGAAGAAGAAGCACAGGGGCTTGATTTGGTGGAACATGGTGAAGTTGCATATCCTTCTTTTAACGGTTTAGATTAA
- a CDS encoding replication-associated recombination protein A: MDLFEYMRETNKEKEAPLANRLRPRTLDEVVGQEHIIGKDKLLYRAIKADKISSIIFYGPPGTGKTTLAKVIAGTTSAAFLQLNATVAGKKDMEEVIAQAKDNMGMYGKRTILFVDEIHRFNKGQQDYLLPFVEDGTIVLIGATTENPYFEVNGALISRSSIFELKSLEKKDIRELIRRAVYDKERGMGNYNGDIEEEALEFLSNIAGGDARTALNAIELGILTTERSADGKIHITLEVAQDCVQKRAIRYDKAGDNHYDTISAFIKSMRGSDADAAIYYLARMLYAGESVSFIARRIVICASEDVSNADPNALVVANAAAEAVERLGMPEARIVLAQAAAYVACAPKSNSAIMAIDEAMEAVKNEHTPAIPPHLMDAHYKGAGKLGHGLDYKYAHSYKNHYVKQQYLPDEYQGRTFYHLSEQGYEKNLKEYQERIKREAEE; encoded by the coding sequence ATGGATTTATTTGAATATATGAGGGAAACAAATAAAGAGAAAGAGGCACCACTGGCTAACAGGCTGCGTCCCAGGACATTGGATGAGGTTGTAGGGCAGGAGCATATTATTGGAAAGGACAAGCTGCTGTACAGGGCGATTAAAGCAGATAAGATAAGCTCTATCATATTTTATGGTCCCCCAGGGACGGGTAAGACTACTCTGGCCAAGGTGATTGCAGGTACCACCAGTGCGGCTTTTCTCCAATTGAACGCTACGGTAGCAGGAAAAAAAGATATGGAAGAAGTGATTGCCCAGGCGAAAGATAATATGGGTATGTATGGAAAGAGAACCATATTGTTTGTAGACGAGATACATCGTTTTAATAAAGGGCAGCAGGATTATCTGTTACCTTTTGTGGAGGACGGAACAATTGTCTTAATCGGTGCAACCACAGAAAATCCCTATTTTGAGGTAAATGGGGCTCTAATTTCCAGGTCTTCTATTTTTGAATTAAAGTCCTTGGAGAAAAAGGATATCAGGGAGTTAATACGAAGAGCCGTCTATGATAAAGAAAGAGGAATGGGGAATTATAACGGAGACATCGAGGAAGAGGCATTGGAATTTCTTTCTAATATTGCAGGCGGTGATGCAAGAACGGCATTGAATGCCATTGAGCTTGGTATTCTTACCACAGAGCGTTCAGCGGATGGTAAGATACACATTACACTTGAAGTGGCACAGGACTGTGTGCAAAAAAGAGCTATTCGATATGATAAGGCCGGAGACAACCATTATGATACGATTTCTGCTTTTATAAAGAGTATGCGAGGGTCGGATGCGGATGCCGCCATCTATTATCTTGCCAGAATGCTTTATGCAGGAGAAAGTGTATCTTTTATTGCCAGACGTATAGTGATTTGTGCATCTGAGGATGTTTCCAATGCTGATCCCAATGCATTAGTAGTCGCCAATGCAGCGGCAGAAGCGGTAGAAAGGTTAGGAATGCCGGAAGCACGAATCGTTCTGGCTCAGGCAGCTGCTTATGTAGCCTGTGCGCCTAAGAGTAATTCTGCCATCATGGCAATTGATGAAGCTATGGAAGCAGTAAAAAATGAGCACACTCCTGCCATACCGCCGCACCTTATGGATGCTCATTATAAAGGAGCAGGAAAGTTAGGACACGGACTGGACTATAAGTATGCTCATTCCTATAAGAATCATTATGTGAAACAGCAGTATCTGCCCGATGAATATCAGGGACGCACCTTTTATCACTTATCTGAACAGGGATATGAAAAAAATCTAAAGGAATATCAGGAGCGTATAAAAAGGGAGGCAGAAGAGTAG
- a CDS encoding S8 family peptidase produces the protein MNEADRYKITSEDYADIILDNWNDPEVMQKFANDVVNKINDNIAFAYIPIDRVPLSSFNQFGYYSIPGCFGLLGSDNGNEAAANPMPYNLEESSGKGVLIGFVDTGIDYRHPAFRKSDNTTKIISIWDQNIKSLERYPDGLYYGTEYNSEEINFALQKEDPLSVIPSTDDIGHGTMMAGIACGTRNDENNFRGIAPEAELVIVKLKPAKQYLKEILLIPDGIPCYQENDIMAGVEYLNRIAAKHNKPIVICLGVGNNIVDHAGLRIGSKFYARIGEKPGCVFLAAAGNEANRQNHYYGNITGNSISDFVELQIAKEDPGFMIQFWGVSPNFFWIDIYLPSGEFLVRIPPIDGQTTIRQYDKMLVIADSIVGIPSFHNQSIIFRVYKPVEGNWTFMVFGSMGDLPREFHLWLTMHNYLHEGTYFLKPNIYTTIVGPGNNTGIITVSCYNTSTGELNDYSSRGFNVDEMPKPDIAAPGVNIPAPFLNNSYVSASGSSIAAAFTAGVSAHVLQWGIVEGRADFLNTPHVKHIFQLSAQRQKDMKYPNGDWGYGILNPSGIINTLKDFMNI, from the coding sequence ATGAATGAGGCTGACAGATACAAGATTACCAGTGAAGATTATGCTGATATTATATTGGATAATTGGAATGACCCTGAGGTAATGCAGAAATTTGCCAATGATGTTGTAAATAAAATCAATGACAATATTGCATTTGCTTATATACCGATTGATAGGGTTCCGTTAAGCAGTTTTAATCAATTTGGTTATTATTCCATTCCCGGCTGTTTCGGACTATTAGGTTCGGATAATGGCAACGAAGCAGCTGCTAATCCTATGCCGTATAATCTGGAAGAGAGCAGCGGAAAAGGGGTATTAATCGGATTTGTTGATACTGGAATAGATTACCGGCACCCGGCTTTTCGGAAAAGCGATAATACAACTAAGATTATTTCTATATGGGATCAGAATATAAAAAGTCTGGAGAGGTATCCGGATGGACTTTATTATGGAACGGAATATAACAGTGAGGAGATTAATTTTGCATTGCAAAAGGAAGATCCTCTTTCTGTTATTCCTAGTACAGACGATATCGGTCACGGTACTATGATGGCCGGGATAGCCTGTGGCACCCGTAATGATGAAAATAATTTTAGAGGTATTGCACCGGAGGCAGAACTAGTTATTGTCAAACTTAAACCAGCAAAGCAATACTTGAAAGAAATCTTATTAATACCCGACGGGATTCCATGTTACCAGGAAAATGATATCATGGCAGGGGTTGAATATCTGAATCGTATTGCGGCAAAGCATAACAAACCTATTGTTATATGCTTAGGCGTTGGTAATAACATTGTGGACCATGCGGGCCTTCGTATCGGCAGCAAATTCTATGCAAGAATCGGCGAAAAGCCGGGGTGTGTGTTTTTGGCGGCAGCCGGAAATGAAGCCAACCGTCAAAATCATTATTACGGCAATATTACAGGTAATTCTATTTCAGATTTTGTAGAGCTGCAGATAGCGAAAGAAGATCCGGGGTTTATGATTCAATTCTGGGGAGTCTCTCCTAATTTCTTTTGGATTGATATTTATTTGCCATCGGGAGAGTTCTTGGTACGTATTCCACCCATTGACGGGCAGACCACTATAAGGCAGTATGATAAGATGTTAGTAATAGCAGACAGTATCGTTGGGATACCATCTTTTCATAATCAGTCGATAATTTTTAGGGTTTATAAGCCGGTGGAAGGAAATTGGACCTTTATGGTGTTTGGTTCCATGGGGGATTTACCGAGAGAATTCCATTTATGGCTTACAATGCATAATTATCTCCATGAAGGTACTTATTTTTTGAAACCAAATATCTATACAACAATAGTAGGTCCTGGAAATAATACCGGAATTATAACTGTTTCCTGTTATAATACAAGTACGGGAGAGCTTAATGATTACTCCAGCAGAGGATTTAATGTGGATGAGATGCCGAAGCCGGATATAGCGGCACCGGGCGTTAATATACCTGCCCCCTTCTTGAATAATTCCTATGTATCAGCCAGCGGAAGCAGTATTGCAGCAGCCTTTACCGCCGGTGTTTCCGCTCATGTATTACAATGGGGAATTGTAGAAGGCAGAGCTGATTTCCTAAATACTCCTCATGTAAAACACATATTTCAGTTAAGTGCCCAAAGGCAGAAGGACATGAAATATCCGAATGGAGACTGGGGTTATGGGATATTGAATCCGTCAGGTATCATTAATACATTAAAGGATTTTATGAATATATAA
- a CDS encoding DUF3021 family protein, whose translation MLTEAIISYPIYLVSAYFFHWFDLTDIKMLLIMTLCFAGIFVLIAGHFYRRDREDADDINNLIP comes from the coding sequence ATGTTAACAGAAGCAATAATTTCATATCCTATTTATTTAGTTTCAGCTTATTTCTTTCATTGGTTTGATCTTACGGATATAAAAATGCTTCTTATCATGACGCTGTGTTTTGCAGGTATATTTGTTCTGATTGCAGGGCACTTTTATAGAAGAGACCGAGAAGATGCAGATGATATTAATAACCTGATTCCATGA